A section of the Pseudomonas sp. FP453 genome encodes:
- a CDS encoding acyltransferase, with protein sequence MLISVQALRALAAWVVVGHHFTQVFFNFEVDNPLAYLFADKGGIGVDVFFVISGLVIFLATADKALTPWRFMLMRVARIAPAYWFYTLLMAFLAVAVPSLIPEVRFEPGHMLLSMLFIPAENPAGFGVYPLLDVGWTLNFEMLFYLLFACALLVRGAYRLGVVAALLYLVCYIVAPALDFADGFYSNDMVFEFLMGIGIGMLYRRGLCRAKAWLPLLGIVVALVAIWHGANVPRALEWGVPSALLVISCVTLEPYFKDLRFLKRLGDCSYSVYLIHVLVLCAGRWVVERTGIDPYAVLPFCLLVTAFGAFLSYEWLEKRTYRGFQRWLGVDESTALSRQKY encoded by the coding sequence ATGTTGATTTCAGTGCAGGCGCTTCGGGCCTTGGCGGCGTGGGTGGTGGTGGGGCATCACTTTACCCAGGTGTTCTTCAATTTTGAGGTCGATAACCCGCTGGCCTACCTGTTCGCCGACAAAGGCGGCATCGGGGTGGATGTATTCTTTGTCATCAGCGGCCTGGTGATTTTTCTCGCCACCGCCGACAAGGCGCTGACACCTTGGCGTTTCATGCTCATGCGCGTGGCACGGATCGCCCCGGCGTATTGGTTCTATACCCTGCTCATGGCCTTTCTGGCGGTGGCGGTGCCTTCGCTGATTCCAGAGGTTCGATTCGAACCGGGTCACATGCTCTTGTCGATGCTGTTTATCCCGGCCGAAAATCCCGCGGGTTTTGGCGTCTATCCGCTGCTGGATGTGGGCTGGACCCTGAACTTCGAGATGTTGTTCTATCTGCTGTTCGCCTGTGCCTTGCTGGTGCGTGGGGCCTATCGATTGGGGGTGGTGGCAGCGCTGCTGTATCTCGTGTGTTACATCGTTGCCCCCGCCCTGGACTTTGCTGACGGGTTCTACAGCAATGACATGGTCTTTGAGTTTCTGATGGGCATTGGGATTGGCATGCTGTATCGGCGCGGCCTGTGTCGGGCCAAGGCATGGTTGCCTTTGTTGGGCATCGTCGTTGCACTGGTGGCGATTTGGCATGGAGCGAATGTGCCGCGTGCGTTGGAGTGGGGAGTGCCAAGCGCGTTATTGGTCATCAGTTGCGTGACGCTGGAGCCTTACTTCAAGGATTTGCGCTTTTTGAAGCGGCTCGGGGACTGCTCCTATTCAGTGTATTTGATCCACGTGCTGGTGTTGTGCGCTGGTCGGTGGGTCGTTGAGCGCACGGGCATAGATCCCTATGCGGTCCTGCCGTTTTGCCTCCTGGTGACGGCGTTTGGCGCATTTTTGAGCTACGAGTGGTTGGAGAAACGCACGTATCGCGGGTTCCAACGCTGGCTGGGTGTCGATGAGTCGACTGCCCTTTCCCGACAAAAATACTAG
- the nfuA gene encoding Fe-S biogenesis protein NfuA, with amino-acid sequence MTAITITDAAHDYLADLLSKQNTPGIGIRVFITQPGTQYAETCIAYCKPGEEKPEDTALGLKSFTAYIDAFSEAFLDDAVVDYATDRMGGQLTIKAPNAKVPNVNADSPVNERINYYLQTEINPGLASHGGQVSLIDVVDDGIAVLKFGGGCQGCGQADVTLREGIERTLLERIPELKGVRDVTDHTQKENAYY; translated from the coding sequence ATGACTGCCATAACCATTACCGACGCCGCCCACGATTACCTGGCTGACCTGCTGTCCAAGCAGAACACCCCGGGTATCGGCATCCGCGTCTTTATCACCCAGCCTGGCACCCAGTACGCCGAGACGTGCATTGCCTACTGCAAGCCGGGGGAAGAGAAACCTGAAGACACCGCGCTGGGGCTGAAAAGCTTCACCGCCTACATCGACGCCTTCAGCGAAGCCTTCCTGGATGACGCTGTGGTTGACTACGCCACCGATCGCATGGGCGGCCAGTTGACCATCAAGGCGCCCAACGCCAAGGTGCCAAACGTCAACGCCGACAGCCCGGTGAACGAGCGCATCAACTACTACCTGCAAACCGAGATCAACCCAGGTTTGGCCAGCCACGGCGGCCAGGTCAGCCTGATCGACGTCGTGGACGACGGCATTGCCGTGCTCAAGTTCGGCGGCGGCTGCCAGGGCTGCGGCCAGGCGGACGTGACCCTGCGCGAAGGCATCGAGCGCACCCTGCTGGAGCGTATTCCGGAGCTCAAGGGTGTGCGTGACGTGACCGACCACACGCAGAAAGAAAACGCCTACTACTGA
- the cobM gene encoding precorrin-4 C(11)-methyltransferase yields MTVYFIGAGPGDPELITVKGQRLIRSCPVIIYAGSLVPAAVLAGHQAETLVNSAELHLEQIIDLIKAAHANGQDVARVHSGDPSLYGAIGEQIRHLRELGIPFQIIPGVTAVAACAALLEAELTLPDIAQSVILTRYADKTSMPAGEDFASLARHGTTMAIHLGVNHLEKIVAELLPHYGADCPIAVVHRATWPDQDWAVGTLSDIAEKVAAKGFRRTALIVVGRVLASDSFSESSLYRAGHAHLYRP; encoded by the coding sequence CTTCATCGGCGCAGGCCCCGGCGACCCGGAATTGATCACCGTCAAAGGCCAGCGGCTGATCCGCAGTTGCCCGGTGATCATCTATGCGGGCTCGCTGGTACCTGCGGCGGTACTGGCAGGCCATCAGGCGGAAACCCTGGTCAACAGCGCCGAACTGCACCTGGAACAGATCATCGATTTGATCAAGGCGGCCCATGCAAACGGCCAGGATGTGGCACGCGTGCACTCCGGCGATCCGAGCCTGTACGGGGCGATTGGCGAGCAGATCCGTCATTTGCGCGAGTTGGGCATCCCCTTTCAGATCATCCCCGGCGTAACGGCCGTTGCCGCCTGCGCGGCGCTGCTGGAGGCAGAACTGACCCTGCCGGATATCGCCCAGAGCGTGATCCTGACCCGCTATGCCGACAAAACCAGCATGCCGGCCGGTGAGGATTTTGCCAGCCTGGCCCGCCACGGCACGACCATGGCGATTCACCTCGGGGTCAACCATCTGGAAAAAATCGTTGCCGAACTGCTGCCGCACTATGGCGCCGATTGCCCGATTGCCGTGGTGCATCGGGCGACGTGGCCGGATCAGGATTGGGCGGTTGGCACGTTGAGCGATATTGCCGAGAAGGTAGCGGCCAAGGGGTTTCGGCGCACGGCGTTGATCGTGGTGGGCAGGGTGTTGGCCAGTGACAGCTTCAGTGAATCGTCGCTGTACCGGGCAGGCCACGCGCACCTTTACCGCCCCTGA